The Miscanthus floridulus cultivar M001 chromosome 7, ASM1932011v1, whole genome shotgun sequence genome includes a region encoding these proteins:
- the LOC136466479 gene encoding receptor-like serine/threonine-protein kinase NCRK, with protein MGHMKLLVASLSCVLLMQAASCDSTTGETETTNWTCVCAAHPLGEPNSNSSLLSNCSSSCHCQQDENGGTGSWNCTCASDKDLQKEEHAVLRARSCFTSCNCTSGSSEEGKRHVSSKTVIITLLVCVILTTTAFLVTTVYYFRRKDALSPRSQVYSFDKYTSWSSRSNLVSNRSSPLPQMKPKPRLGVLKEFLCNCNLICGGESGTFPGVINRFSYAELEQATGKFSDEHLIGVGGSSKVYRGQLGDGKVVAVKKLRPLGGADEDFEFLSEIELLSRLNHCHVVPLLGYCSESQGRQLERLLVFECMSNGNLRDCLDLKQGRKPMDWQTRVSIALGAARGLEYLHEAAAPRILHRDIKSTNILLDDKFRAKITDLGMAKCLMNDGVTSCSSSPARMLGTFGYFAPEYAIVGKASLKSDVFSFGVVVLELITGRQPIHKSSSTRADESLVIWAMSRLRDSRLVVTELPDPTLQGKFPAEEMQIMAHLARECLQWDPEARPTMTEVVHILATIAPLQQGAKRRNLPIAAAFNLTPSPHVGRCDPEPKDDDDIERQLRQECSPMTAAQSQQQVRRPPAPSPPPGRASWPGDRVNFVGRGAVVSGELVDGTVLMSPHGHGRSSWRPPPPPTPGDEEEAVDVDLTEPRMEAFTQPAAFR; from the exons CTATTGTCCAATTGCTCTTCGTCCTGCCATTGTCAACAAG ATGAAAATGGCGGCACAGGGTCATGGAACTGCACATGTGCCTCTGATAAGGACCTTCAGAAAGAAGAACATGCTGTGCTACGTGCCAGGAGTTGCTTCACTTCCTGTAACTGCACATCTG GAAGTTCAGAGGAAGGGAAAAGGCATGTCTCCAGCAAAACAGTCATAATTACGCTCCTAGTTTGTGTGATTCTCACCACTACTGCTTTCCTTGTCACCACCGTATACTACTTCCGCCGCAAGGATGCTCTCTCTCCACGATCGCAGGTATACTCCTTCGATAAATACACTAGCTGGAGCAGCAGATCGAACCTTGTCAGCAATCGATCGTCTCCACTTCCCCAAATGAAACCGAAACCGAGGCTTGGTGTTTTAAAAG AGTTTCTGTGTAACTGCAATCTCATATGTGGTGGTGAAAGCGGCACATTCCCTGGTGTCATCAACCGGTTTTCATACGCAGAGTTGGAGCAAGCAACCGGGAAATTCTCAGACGAGCATCTTATCGGAGTTGGCGGATCGAGCAAGGTGTACCGAGGCCAGCTTGGCGATGGCAAGGTTGTTGCCGTGAAGAAGCTAAGGCCCCTAGGAGGTGCAGACGAAGACTTTGAGTTCCTGTCAGAG ATCGAGCTGCTGTCGAGGCTGAACCACTGCCACGTGGTGCCATTGCTTGGGTACTGCTCGGAGAGCCAGGGCCGGCAGCTGGAGCGGCTGCTGGTGTTCGAGTGCATGTCCAATGGCAACCTGAGGGACTGCCTGGACCTGAAGCAAGGGAGGAAGCCCATGGACTGGCAGACCAGGGTGAGCATCGCTCTCGGCGCCGCAAGGGGGCTGGAGTACCTCCACGAGGCGGCCGCGCCGCGTATCCTCCACCGCGACATCAAGTCCACCAACATCCTCCTGGATGACAAGTTCAGAGCCAAG ATCACTGACCTTGGCATGGCCAAGTGCCTGATGAACGACGGCGTGACGAGCTGCTCGAGCTCCCCGGCGCGGATGCTGGGCACGTTCGGGTACTTCGCGCCGGAGTACGCCATCGTGGGCAAGGCGTCGCTCAAGTCGGACGTGTTCAGCTTCGGCGTCGTCGTGCTGGAGCTCATCACCGGGCGGCAGCCCATCCACAAGTCgtcgtcgacgagggccgacGAGAGCCTCGTCATCTGG GCGATGTCGCGGCTGCGGGACAGCAGGCTGGTGGTGACGGAGCTGCCGGACCCGACGCTGCAGGGCAAGTTCCCGGCGGAGGAGATGCAGATCATGGCGCACCTGGCGCGGGAGTGCCTGCAGTGGGACCCCGAGGCCAGGCCCACAATGACAGAGGTCGTGCACATCCTCGCCACCATCGCGCCACTCCAGCAGGGCGCCAAGCGCCGAAACCTCCCCATCGCCGCCGCCTTCAACCTCACG CCGTCGCCGCACGTCGGAAGGTGTGACCCGGAGCCTAAGGACGACGACGACATCGAGAGGCAGCTGCGGCAGGAGTGCTCGCCGATGACGGCTGCCCAGTCGCAACAGCAAGTGCGCCGCCCACCggcgccgtcgccgccaccgggccgcgcgtcgtggcCCGGCGACAGGGTGAACTTTGTGGGAAGAGGCGCGGTGGTGTCGGGCGAGCTGGTGGACGGGACGGTGCTGATGAGCCCCCACGGCCACGGGCGGAGCAGCTGgcggccaccaccgccaccgacgcccggcgacgaggaggaggcggtggacgTGGACCTGACGGAGCCTCGGATGGAGGCGTTCACGCAGCCGGCGGCGTTCAGATGA